The sequence CCATTTTTTGAATTCTATTTACCTCTTCAACCTGCTTAATCTAGACGGGTTAAAAACTCTAATCTCGGCAAAACTCAGTTGTATTGGGGGCTCACTTATGACCGCATGTCTAAAGTTAGCAGTCATTCAAATAAAGCCTTTTTGTAGGGGGCTGTCAGGCAATTATCGGCCACTAGTAGCCCCTCGAGCAGAGGATTGAGAGGCTCTAATGGATGAGTTCAACCAAAAAGGTTATGAAGAAATGCTATATTTGAAATCATATTTCAACCGAGCTCTTTTAAATTTGTCTTCGCCTAAATGAAAAAAATATTCCTACTTCTGTTTTTATTAATAACGATATCTTTTTCAGCAATTCATGCTGCAGAAATTAAAGTGGCAGCGGTTGAATTTAATCCGGTCGAGCAGAATCTTCAGGGCAACATTGATGCAATAGTGGCTAAAGTAACTGCTGCCTCTCAGAATGGTGCTCAATTAATCGTTTTGCCCGAGGTTGCTGCAACTGGTTGGATTATCGCTAGCAAAAATGACTCGGATACTATTCCAGGAAAAGCTACTGCTGCGATGGAAAAGATAACGAAAAAATATAATAACTATGTTGTAGTTGGTTTATATGAAAACGATCCTATAACTGGATTAACGCACAATGCAGCCGCTCTGATCGGGCCTAAGGGCTATATTGGCAAGTATCGAAAAAATCAAATTCCAGAGGGGGACTTTAATACTGCTGCGCCAGGTAATTTAGGTTTCCCAGTATTTGATACTGACATTGGCAGAATAGGAATCCTCATTTGTTTTGATGACAGTCGGCTGCAGTCTTTATTGATTCCAAGTCTACGAGGCGCAGACATTTTAGCGATGCCGATTGGCTCAGATACTACGCCTAAGTTTGAAAAAATGAGTAATGGTAACCATTCAACGATTGCAAATATAGCCACCTTATCCCCTTGGATTGGAATCAATACGGTTGCAACTAATCAAGCTGGTTTAGTGAAGATCCCGAAACTTAATTTTGTTGATCAGTTTACCGGCGGATCTTCCATATGGAGCGCCACCGGTAAACAACTTGCTAGCTCGAAGGCGGGTACATGGACAAAGCCTGAAGAGCCAACCATCATTTATGCCAAGATAGATACCAGCAAGAAAAGTGAACAAAAAGAATTTTGGTTAAAACATCGTCGCCCAGAACTATATGGCATCTATAACTTATACAAGGCACCTGTCGATCCTGTTGCCAACAATACGCAAAATCAGATCGCAGCGCTTTTGTTGCAATATGAGTCAATTAATGGCGATGTAGATGCTAATGCAAAAAAAGTAGATAGCTTAATCAAGGCCAATCCCAATGGATTTAATCTCGCGGTATTACCGTTCAATTCATTTCTGGGCAAGGTGACTTTAGATAAAAATAATATCGCCAAATATGCTGAGACTCTTGATGGTAAGAGCGCCTCCCTGGCATCTACGTTAGCTAAAAATTACAGCACCTATCTTTTGTTTTCAATGCCTGAAGTTAATAATGGCAAGTACTATGAAACTGCAGTCTTGTTTGATTTCAACGGAAAGCAAGCTGGTATTTATCGCAAGTCCCATCTGAACGATAGCGAAAGGCAGTGGGCCATAGCTGGTAATGATTTACCAGTATTTAATACCAATGATTTGGGTAGGTTAGCAGTAATGCTAAATGATGAAGTGCGCATTCCTGAGCTAACTGAAATCTATGCCTTAAATCGAGCGGATCTGATTTTGATTCCAGCAATGTATGACGGAAAAAGCTATGGCGGAGAGGTTAATATTCCTAAAGGCTTGGTGCCTGAGGCCAGTAACCGTGGCATGTACATGTGGTATGACATCGCTAAATATTCTCAGGCTTACACATTAGTAGCTAATTATTTACCAAAAGAAACCAATGGTTTTAATGCGAGTGCCTTGTACTCATTAGTACCAGAGGGTGGTTACTATCCACCAAATATCGCCCCTAATAAAGAGGCTGCCTATCAGGTCTCATTTACAACACATTTACAAAACAATTTATGGATTGACCAGCAAAAGTTAGTGGTGGGTAGACGCTATGAACTTGCGGTACCTCTAACTTTAGATTCCCAAGGAGCGTGTCTTAAAGAGTGGCGAAAAGATTCCACCAATAGAGAAGCATGCCCTAAAGTAGCTAGCGGAAAATAAATCCAGAGACCGACAACACATTTGCTTAGACACCGAGCAGACCACCCGCAGACCCAATCTTTATAGGGGTCTGTCATGGGCTTCCGCCCTCATAATCCTTTGGTCCTAGATTCAAGTCCTGATGGGACAACAAAGAAACGCTTAAACTATCCTCAGTTGTTTTTTATTTGCGACCATCTCTTATGGGTCGGAAACTGTCCAATGGGGTGAGTGGACCCAGATATCTCAAATCGGTCAAAAGGAGTCAGGAAGGATTCAAACTCGCGGCCAACAGATTTATCTCTTACTGAAGTAGCTTCTATCGAGCTGATTAGGTAGATTACGAAAAATGCCTTCTACATCACAAAATCAGGCAATTGACGTGGATAATCCACTAAGATTTAGGTATGAATGACCGGAGAAATTAATGAATTCAATTTACAACCGCATGGTTTTAGCTAATAAAGTGTCGATAAAAACACTATTTGTAATTTTTGCCGTTCTTATTGCTGCCCTGGTGATAAGCGCTTGCGATAAAAAGTCATTTAAGGCCGAGGTTAAGTATGCGCAGGTTGGGGATGTCAAATTGGCTTATTACACCCGCGGAGAGGGCCCACCACTACTGATGATCAACGGCTTTCTTTCCACAATGTCTTTGTGGGATCCTGCTCTTTTAGCGGAGTTATCAAAAAATAACCAACTTATTATTTTTGATAACCGGGGTGTAGGCTTATCCACCGATACAGCTGAAAACAACACGACCATGGAACAAATGGCTGATGATGCTGCGGGCTTGGCCAAAGAACTGGGTTTCAAAAAGGTCAATATACTTGGTTGGTCAATGGGCGCTCGGATTGCGCAACAGTTTTTAATTAGGCATCCAGATGTGATTAATAAAGCGGTTTTAGCTGCCGCTAATCCGGGCGGTAGTTTTCAGATACCTGCCTCAGAGGACGTCGAGAGTAAATTGAATAACCCCAACATTCCGGAGATGGAAAAGTTGGGTTTAGTTTTTACAGACAATGCAGTAGGAAAATTGGCTGCCACTGAAGTTTTGGGGCGCATCAAATTAGCAGTAGAAAATGGAGTGCTGCCGAATGACTTTAAGGTCTCCAAAGAAACAACCGTGCGTCAAGATCGGGCGCGCACCACTTTATGGAGTAGCAACCAGAGCAATTTCGAAGATCTTAAAAATATTAAAACCCCAGTATTAATCACTGATGGCCGTTACGATGTAATTGATATTCCAAAAAACTCACAGTTAATTGCTAGTCAGATACCGTATTCTTGGCTGGCATATTACGACGGAGGTCATGCGTTCTTGTTTCAGCAATACGGACGCTTTGCAGAAACTGTAAATGCATTTTTAAAATGAATTAGGTTTCGCGCCGTATTAAGTGCAACCTTCGGGTGGTTTTTTTGCTGACGGACTCTTATGGGTTGGACTCTGCTATCTAGATTGAATTGGTATGAATGGCTACTTTATAACCTAAAGCAGTTTAACGGAAGCATGGTCTTCGGATGCTTCAATCTATAATTTGGATGTTGGTTTGGAATTGAAGGCATTAAATGCAATCCATAATTCTGGTGGCGTTTTGGTGGCGGTCGTGTGCCAATTTATGACGAATCATGATGAGCGACATCGGCTGCAAGCCTTATAGAACTTAGTCATGGGCTATCATGATCGGTCGTCGAATAGGTTCAAATCCTCTCGCCCCGACCACGAATTCCTGCCTCACTCCAACATTCACGTCTTAGTGATTCTCAATTCAGTAGCCGTGAGCCTGTTTTAATTCCTGATTTACTTAAAAATTCACCATAATCGATTATATTAATTATAAATATTATGTAGATTAAGCATTATTTATTCTATTAAAGCCTTGAAATTAAAGGTTAATATGAATATATTGCTAGATTAATAAATCTATATATAATTAGCCTATTAATAGTATTAAAGCTATTTCAAATAACCTATTATTCGGAGAAAAAAATATCAATGCCTTCTTATAAAGACCTATTAGCTCAGCGCGAGCAGTTAGATAAACAGATTAAAGAAGCAATTGCCCTTGAAAAGGCTGACGGCATCGCTAAGGCTAAAGCCATCATTGAGCACTATGGCTTAAGTGCATCCGATCTATTCAGCCGTAAAGCCGGCGGTAAAAGTGCAGGTGGTAAGGTAGCCCCTAAATACCGTAACCCATCCACAGGCGAGACTTGGACAGGTCGCGGTAAGGCTCCGAAGTGGATTGATGGTAAAGATCGCAGTAATTACCTGATCTAATCTAGATTCACCCAGTTTGAGTAATAAGGCCGCATTTGCGGCCTTATTGCATTGATGCCCTAGGATTAGCTTAGACCGTGGCTTATGCGCATTTTTTGGATAATGCCTCTATAAAGATGGGCTCTAGCAGTTCATGCCAGCCGCCCTGAGGCCAAGATTGATCGGTCTCTGGATTGGTCGCTGGGTAGGGAATAATGAGTGGGTTGAGCTCAATTAAGTCATTTTCCAACGCTTCTTCGAGATTTTCACCAAGCGCTAGCCTTTTTCCGTGATTCTCATCGGCGAGGGCCAAAACTCCTGGGTGGAGTTTGATAAAACCTTCATCTACTAGGATAGGAATCTTCTGTGTGTCCCTGTTTTTGCTCAGATAATGGATTAAATGTACTTGTTCCACAGGCGGAATGAGGGCATCTAAAAAGATCAAATCTGGAGCGATTGAGACAGCCTTCATGAGTCCTTCTAGGCTATCTACGGATACTTCCATTTCTACCTTCAGTTGCCAATCTTGAATGGATTCCAGAAGGTCCTGACTGTTTTCTGATCTACGGAATATGCCCATTGCAATACAGTGTTGGCTGGTTTTTTGGCGCATTGCACGTTTACGCCGCTGTAATTGCTGGTCTAAAGAGCTGGCAA comes from Polynucleobacter sp. MWH-Svant-W18 and encodes:
- a CDS encoding carbon-nitrogen hydrolase family protein, whose amino-acid sequence is MKKIFLLLFLLITISFSAIHAAEIKVAAVEFNPVEQNLQGNIDAIVAKVTAASQNGAQLIVLPEVAATGWIIASKNDSDTIPGKATAAMEKITKKYNNYVVVGLYENDPITGLTHNAAALIGPKGYIGKYRKNQIPEGDFNTAAPGNLGFPVFDTDIGRIGILICFDDSRLQSLLIPSLRGADILAMPIGSDTTPKFEKMSNGNHSTIANIATLSPWIGINTVATNQAGLVKIPKLNFVDQFTGGSSIWSATGKQLASSKAGTWTKPEEPTIIYAKIDTSKKSEQKEFWLKHRRPELYGIYNLYKAPVDPVANNTQNQIAALLLQYESINGDVDANAKKVDSLIKANPNGFNLAVLPFNSFLGKVTLDKNNIAKYAETLDGKSASLASTLAKNYSTYLLFSMPEVNNGKYYETAVLFDFNGKQAGIYRKSHLNDSERQWAIAGNDLPVFNTNDLGRLAVMLNDEVRIPELTEIYALNRADLILIPAMYDGKSYGGEVNIPKGLVPEASNRGMYMWYDIAKYSQAYTLVANYLPKETNGFNASALYSLVPEGGYYPPNIAPNKEAAYQVSFTTHLQNNLWIDQQKLVVGRRYELAVPLTLDSQGACLKEWRKDSTNREACPKVASGK
- a CDS encoding alpha/beta fold hydrolase, with protein sequence MNSIYNRMVLANKVSIKTLFVIFAVLIAALVISACDKKSFKAEVKYAQVGDVKLAYYTRGEGPPLLMINGFLSTMSLWDPALLAELSKNNQLIIFDNRGVGLSTDTAENNTTMEQMADDAAGLAKELGFKKVNILGWSMGARIAQQFLIRHPDVINKAVLAAANPGGSFQIPASEDVESKLNNPNIPEMEKLGLVFTDNAVGKLAATEVLGRIKLAVENGVLPNDFKVSKETTVRQDRARTTLWSSNQSNFEDLKNIKTPVLITDGRYDVIDIPKNSQLIASQIPYSWLAYYDGGHAFLFQQYGRFAETVNAFLK
- a CDS encoding H-NS family nucleoid-associated regulatory protein; this translates as MPSYKDLLAQREQLDKQIKEAIALEKADGIAKAKAIIEHYGLSASDLFSRKAGGKSAGGKVAPKYRNPSTGETWTGRGKAPKWIDGKDRSNYLI
- a CDS encoding helix-turn-helix domain-containing protein, encoding MKTVTPEMEYLSTRQSAKILQVSLGTVQKMVELGELVAWKTRGGHRRILASSLDQQLQRRKRAMRQKTSQHCIAMGIFRRSENSQDLLESIQDWQLKVEMEVSVDSLEGLMKAVSIAPDLIFLDALIPPVEQVHLIHYLSKNRDTQKIPILVDEGFIKLHPGVLALADENHGKRLALGENLEEALENDLIELNPLIIPYPATNPETDQSWPQGGWHELLEPIFIEALSKKCA